From a region of the Fusobacterium sp. FSA-380-WT-3A genome:
- a CDS encoding type II toxin-antitoxin system HicB family antitoxin: MEKSYKYIAVVKQLENGKFLIKFPDFEGITGLAEKEEGIEKVATGILKTKLQELKDENIEIPTAKEIMEIQKTLQEGEFTTYITVNNLIKFNINKENVKETFDNLRNKSEEMLKGDFKENVEKIYNKSEEFVKNKIGTNVKSENYHFIGVVGGILYILGAFMPFVGANIPFFGKIRFGVTTLGRLKDFQGFVDISQQTFTIRFIVILFIMSGAFTAYSAYKKHKFYFKSGILISAVLYVMSFLYLFIQIMSIDKEARSYIGFSFAWIVLLLGLISMGVSFILQNKNPDESEEISQEE; the protein is encoded by the coding sequence ATGGAAAAATCATATAAATATATAGCTGTAGTAAAACAATTAGAAAATGGAAAATTTCTAATAAAATTTCCAGATTTTGAAGGAATAACAGGATTAGCTGAAAAAGAGGAAGGAATAGAAAAGGTAGCTACTGGAATATTAAAAACAAAGTTGCAAGAATTAAAAGATGAAAATATAGAAATACCAACAGCAAAAGAAATAATGGAAATACAAAAAACTTTGCAAGAGGGAGAATTTACAACTTATATAACTGTTAATAACTTAATAAAATTTAATATTAATAAAGAAAATGTAAAAGAAACTTTTGACAATCTTCGCAATAAATCTGAAGAAATGTTGAAAGGTGATTTTAAAGAAAATGTAGAAAAAATTTATAATAAATCTGAAGAGTTTGTAAAAAATAAAATAGGAACTAATGTAAAAAGTGAAAACTATCATTTTATAGGTGTAGTAGGTGGAATTTTATATATATTAGGGGCATTTATGCCTTTTGTTGGGGCTAATATACCTTTCTTTGGAAAAATAAGATTTGGAGTGACAACTTTAGGAAGATTAAAAGATTTCCAAGGATTTGTAGATATATCTCAACAAACATTTACTATTAGATTTATAGTTATATTATTTATAATGAGTGGAGCTTTTACAGCTTATTCAGCTTATAAAAAACATAAATTTTATTTTAAATCAGGAATATTAATTTCTGCTGTTTTATATGTAATGTCATTTTTATATTTATTTATTCAAATTATGAGTATCGACAAAGAAGCAAGATCTTATATTGGATTTTCTTTTGCTTGGATTGTGTTACTTTTAGGATTAATCTCAATGGGAGTATCTTTTATTTTACAAAATAAGAATCCAGATGAATCAGAAGAAATTTCTCAGGAGGAATAA
- a CDS encoding DEAD/DEAH box helicase, protein MELSLMDSYKTSLINSEFNSFEKYQHKLLSNNEEKIITTIRSQLENCDEFIISVAFITESGITLLLEQLRILEEKNIHGKILTGDYLNFTQPKALKKLLSYKNIEIKLLSKEKFHAKGYFFRKGNIWTMIIGSSNLTQTALTTNFEWNLKVTSLENGKLIQDSLEKFNNIFLDLPILTMEDIEKYENLYLSSREFYKKINYENEKILLKDVKPNLMQKEALENLEILRKNEKKGLLISATGTGKTYLGAFDVKKVKPKKFLFLAHRKNILDKSLLTFKSIIDDKKMGIYGECPIDTDYLFAMVQTLNRDEHLSNFSPEYFDYIIVDEVHHGGAKTYQKIINYFKPKFILGMTATPERSDNFDIYKMFDHNIVYEIRLHDALKENLLCPFHYFGISDILVDGKEISEDTTIKDLVVDKRVDHILEKSKYYGYSGEKLHGLIFVSRVEEVYELERKFLERGILSIGLTGKNTNEERENAISKLEKGEISYIISVDIFNEGIDIPCVNQVIFLRPTESSIIYIQQLGRGLRKYNDKDYVVILDFIGNYKNNFLIPTAISQNNSFDKDYMKRFLINGTNMIPGESSIIFEEIVKERIFENINSTNFSTKKNIEHDFNLLEKQLGRIPFLFDFFNRNMIEPNIILKYKKDYDEVLKVLRPKFVENLTKLEKNYLEYLSSFFTPSKRLHEINILKLILEKGKITIEEIEKAIKERYLLNNQKQNIENALKHFTKEIFTSLSTAKTYEPIIKRDNNIFIIEDDFKKSYDKNNYFKKLIDDLINYNLAYVEKNYKQIGEKSILKYKEYTKQQGFWNLNLDFNNGYQVSGYTTFEEEKKVIIFITLDNNNLFDNQFINSGIFTWFSKNNRYLEKKGVKTIEGKIADNYYSIEAFMKKKEGENFYYLGEVERVIEFQQCFNEKEESYIKYTLKLKNEIQKDLFEYFRL, encoded by the coding sequence ATGGAATTATCTTTAATGGATAGTTATAAAACTAGTTTAATTAATAGTGAATTTAATTCTTTTGAAAAATATCAACATAAATTACTTTCTAATAATGAAGAAAAGATAATAACTACTATTAGAAGTCAATTAGAAAATTGTGATGAATTTATAATTTCTGTAGCATTTATAACAGAGAGTGGAATAACTTTATTATTAGAACAACTTAGAATTTTAGAGGAAAAAAATATACATGGAAAAATACTCACAGGAGATTATCTTAATTTTACTCAACCAAAAGCATTAAAAAAATTACTTTCATATAAAAATATAGAGATAAAATTATTATCTAAAGAAAAATTCCATGCTAAAGGATATTTTTTTAGAAAAGGGAATATTTGGACAATGATAATAGGAAGTAGTAATCTTACACAAACAGCCTTAACTACTAATTTTGAATGGAATTTAAAAGTAACTTCTTTAGAAAATGGAAAATTGATACAAGACTCTTTAGAAAAATTTAATAATATTTTTTTGGATTTACCAATTCTTACTATGGAAGATATAGAAAAATATGAAAATTTGTATCTATCTAGTAGAGAATTTTATAAAAAAATAAATTATGAAAATGAGAAAATATTATTAAAAGATGTAAAACCAAATTTAATGCAAAAGGAAGCTTTAGAAAATCTGGAAATTTTGAGAAAAAATGAAAAAAAGGGACTTTTAATAAGTGCTACAGGTACAGGTAAAACTTATCTTGGAGCTTTTGATGTAAAAAAAGTTAAACCTAAAAAATTTTTGTTTCTAGCCCATAGAAAAAATATTTTAGATAAATCGCTTCTTACATTTAAAAGTATAATTGATGATAAAAAAATGGGGATATATGGGGAATGTCCTATTGATACAGATTATTTATTTGCTATGGTACAAACTTTAAATAGAGATGAACATCTTAGCAATTTTTCTCCAGAATATTTTGATTACATAATAGTAGATGAAGTGCATCATGGGGGAGCTAAAACTTATCAGAAAATAATTAATTATTTTAAACCTAAATTTATTTTAGGTATGACAGCTACTCCAGAAAGAAGTGATAATTTTGATATTTATAAGATGTTTGACCACAATATAGTTTATGAAATCAGATTACATGATGCTTTAAAAGAAAATTTACTTTGCCCTTTCCATTATTTTGGAATTTCTGATATTTTAGTTGATGGAAAAGAGATATCTGAAGATACTACTATAAAAGATTTAGTTGTAGATAAAAGAGTTGACCATATACTTGAAAAAAGTAAATATTATGGATATTCTGGAGAAAAGTTACATGGACTTATATTTGTATCAAGAGTAGAGGAAGTATATGAGTTAGAGAGAAAATTTCTTGAGAGAGGAATATTATCTATTGGACTAACAGGAAAAAATACCAATGAAGAGAGAGAAAATGCAATCTCAAAATTGGAAAAAGGAGAGATTTCGTATATTATATCTGTAGATATATTTAATGAGGGGATAGATATTCCTTGTGTAAATCAAGTTATATTTTTAAGACCAACAGAATCTTCTATAATTTATATTCAACAATTAGGTCGTGGGCTTAGAAAATATAATGATAAAGATTATGTAGTTATTCTTGATTTTATAGGAAATTATAAAAATAACTTTTTAATTCCTACTGCTATATCTCAAAATAATAGTTTTGATAAAGATTATATGAAAAGATTTTTAATTAATGGGACAAATATGATTCCAGGGGAAAGCAGTATAATTTTTGAAGAGATAGTAAAAGAAAGAATATTTGAAAATATAAATTCTACAAATTTTTCTACTAAAAAAAATATTGAACATGATTTTAATTTATTAGAAAAACAACTTGGAAGGATTCCTTTTTTATTTGATTTTTTTAATAGAAATATGATAGAACCAAATATAATTTTGAAGTATAAAAAAGATTATGATGAAGTTTTAAAAGTTTTAAGACCAAAATTTGTAGAAAATTTAACAAAATTAGAAAAAAATTATTTAGAATATTTATCATCATTTTTTACTCCAAGTAAGAGATTACATGAGATAAATATTTTAAAACTAATTTTGGAAAAAGGAAAAATAACTATTGAGGAGATAGAAAAAGCTATAAAAGAAAGATACCTTTTAAATAATCAAAAGCAAAATATAGAGAATGCTTTAAAACATTTTACAAAAGAGATATTTACAAGTCTTTCTACAGCAAAAACTTATGAACCTATAATTAAAAGAGATAATAATATATTTATCATAGAAGATGACTTTAAAAAGTCGTATGATAAAAATAATTATTTTAAAAAATTGATAGATGATTTAATAAATTATAACTTAGCTTATGTAGAAAAAAATTATAAACAAATAGGAGAAAAATCTATATTAAAATATAAAGAGTACACAAAACAACAAGGATTTTGGAATCTTAATTTAGATTTTAATAATGGGTATCAAGTTAGTGGATATACAACATTTGAAGAAGAAAAAAAGGTTATAATTTTTATAACTTTAGATAATAATAATTTATTTGATAATCAATTTATAAATTCTGGTATTTTTACATGGTTTTCAAAGAATAATCGTTATTTAGAGAAAAAGGGAGTTAAAACTATTGAAGGAAAGATAGCAGATAATTATTATAGTATAGAGGCTTTTATGAAGAAAAAAGAGGGAGAGAATTTTTATTATCTAGGAGAAGTAGAGAGAGTTATAGAATTTCAACAATGTTTTAATGAAAAAGAAGAAAGTTATATAAAATATACTTTAAAATTAAAAAATGAAATTCAAAAAGATTTATTTGAATATTTCAGATTATAA
- a CDS encoding alanyl-tRNA editing protein, whose product MELEIIKCIKNKKNYEITINYLEENSLEFYIDGKGGQLGDRGYIGEAKVLEVLPDKIIIDRELEVGKYLYSIDMKRREDIAVQHTAEHLFSGVATKYFGLHNVGFRMAEEVTTVDLDSDNISEETIKELEKKVNEVIKTGAKVIEKNVTIPEAKELPLRKPLSEKIKDGLVRIVEIENYDFCACAGFHLKNIQEARVLKILSHERIKGKYTRFYLLAGDRAIEDYNKKSEVIKELNHKFSCRNNEIIEMLEKYMAEHENLKRAYGLLNQKYSKNIFETLIKTPIIIKDKKIVIYEDEKDVINEVRKYFSDRDETFIGISDSAIMLSSNTLNCNEIIKKIIKKKNTLKGGGSQNQGNIKGTATKKEIIELLDNIL is encoded by the coding sequence TTGGAACTAGAGATAATAAAATGTATAAAAAATAAAAAAAATTATGAAATAACTATAAATTATTTAGAAGAAAATTCTTTAGAATTTTATATAGACGGAAAGGGTGGACAATTAGGTGATAGAGGTTATATAGGAGAAGCTAAAGTTTTAGAAGTTCTACCTGATAAAATTATAATAGATAGAGAGTTAGAAGTTGGAAAATATTTGTATTCTATAGATATGAAAAGAAGAGAAGATATAGCTGTTCAACATACAGCAGAACATTTATTCTCAGGTGTTGCCACAAAATATTTTGGATTACACAATGTGGGATTTAGAATGGCTGAAGAAGTAACTACTGTTGATTTAGACAGTGATAATATTTCAGAAGAAACTATAAAAGAACTAGAGAAAAAAGTAAATGAAGTAATAAAAACTGGAGCTAAAGTAATAGAAAAAAATGTAACTATTCCAGAAGCAAAAGAATTACCTCTTAGAAAACCACTTAGTGAAAAGATAAAAGATGGACTTGTGAGAATTGTAGAGATAGAGAATTATGACTTTTGTGCTTGTGCTGGATTTCATCTAAAAAATATTCAAGAAGCAAGAGTTTTAAAAATTCTTTCTCATGAAAGAATAAAAGGAAAATACACAAGATTTTATTTATTAGCTGGAGATAGAGCTATTGAAGATTATAATAAAAAATCAGAAGTCATAAAAGAATTAAATCATAAGTTTAGTTGTAGAAATAATGAAATTATTGAAATGTTAGAAAAATATATGGCAGAACATGAAAATTTAAAAAGAGCCTATGGACTTTTAAATCAAAAATATTCAAAAAATATATTTGAAACATTAATAAAAACTCCAATAATTATAAAAGATAAAAAAATTGTGATTTATGAAGATGAAAAAGATGTTATTAATGAGGTCAGAAAATATTTTTCTGATAGAGATGAAACATTTATAGGAATTTCAGATAGTGCAATTATGTTAAGTAGTAATACTTTAAATTGTAATGAAATTATAAAAAAAATTATCAAAAAGAAAAATACTTTAAAAGGTGGTGGAAGTCAAAATCAAGGAAATATAAAAGGAACTGCCACAAAAAAAGAGATAATAGAGTTATTAGATAACATATTATAA